In Fibrobacterota bacterium, the genomic window TACGTGACTCGCGGCCGCGGGGTATCCATCCACCGCTCCAATTGCCCCGAAGGCATGCTGCTCATGAAGGATCAGGACCGCATCATTCCCGTGCAATGGAAGACCGAAGCGGGGCAGATTTTCGAAGTGGTGGTGGAGATCACGGGAAAAGACCGGCCGGATTTGCTGCGCGATATCACGGATTGCTTCTCCAAGTCCCGCATCAACGTACAGCGCGCCTCCATCGTGACGGTGCGGGATCAGGTTCGCAACCGCTTCCGCATCCAGGTCTCCGACCTGGAACAGCTGGACAAGACCATGGTGTTGTTACGAAAACTAAAGGGCATCGCTTCCGTTTCGCGGCGCCAATCGGGGTCTTGACGTGCGGAAGGGCCTCCGCGCATGATTTGGATCTGGGCGACCCTGGCGGCGACCTTGGCCGCCGCCGTGGGCGGCTTCCTCATCTGGCGCAGCACCCTCAATAAAGGGGAGCTGGCAGCGCTGGACATCTCCCTGGCCCGGCATATCACCGAACGGTTCCCGGCCGTACTGAAGCACGCCCCCGATCCCGCCTTGAAGGCGGCCAAGGCTGGCGCTGGCCTGCAGGGGAATCTGGCGCAGACCCCTCTGCATGACCTGCTGCAATACCTATCCTTGGGCCATAAATCGGGGATCCTCGAGGTGGCCAGCGGCCGGCGCACGGGCCGCATCGTGCTCAAGGACGGACGCGTGTACAAGGATTCCTACCGCGGCAAGGACGGGATGGAGGCCATGTTCATGATGCTGGATCTGGCGGAGGGGGATTTCGAGTTCTACGAGCAATCCCTCGAGGACTCCGTCTCTTTCTCGGGCCTGGAAGCGGTGGACATCATCATGCTGTGGATGGAACGCAAACCCAAGAAGAAGGCCTGAGCGCATGTTCGCCAACATCTTCATCAAGAACCGCCCCTTCTTCGGGAAAATGCGGAACCAGAACTATCAGCGGGCGCATGCCCTGTTCAAGAAACTGCAATCGCTGGCGAGGCAGAATCCCTTCCAACCCAAGGAGATGATCCGACATCTGGAGGAGTACATCGGCCAGCTGGAACTGACGAACCAGCATGCTTCGGACGCCATCCGCGGCCTCAAGCGGCGCAAGCTGGGCATGTACCGGGTGGACAAGGTGTTCGGCGTACTGGAAGAGGAGGTGGTGCTGACCTACTTCCTGGAGGAAATGATCAGCAGTTCCCGCTTCCTCAAGAAGAGGATGGAGACCGATCTCAAGATCAAGATCTACCGCGAGCGCATCAAGCGCTTCCAATCGCAGACCCCGGGCGGCAGCGGCTTCCTGGCCAACATCCTGGAATCGCTGGACGCCATGACCCAGGCGGAGTTCATCGAGATCGAGAAGCTGATCCAAATCATGGAAGAGCGTTACCGCATCGGCGACAAGTTGTTCGATATCATCCTGAACAAAGGCGCCAAGGCCGCCGAGGTTGCGCCCGCGCCCGCCGCCCCGGCGCCCCCGTCAGGGCCGGTAGGCGGATAGCATCGCTCCGGCATCGAGGACGGCCCGCCCGCCGGTTAGCTGATTCAGGAATACGAAGTTCCCGGGCCCCTCCAGGTAAGCCAACACGCCCGTATCCGGATCCCACTCCGGTCGGATGACGCTCGCGGCGGCTTCGTCGAATGCCTCACGGAAACCGCCTATGCCCGGCGGCTCCCAGCAAGGCGGAAGGCCCAGGCTTTCTTCCGATATTTGGCAAACCAACTGCGTGCCTTGGCCGTGCACGCGCACCTCCCGGGGGGAAACCAACCAGACGCTGTCCGAACCGGAGGGATCATCCACGGCGAATCCCCTCCACAGCGCGCTGTCCCCGTTGCCATGCCATTCCAGGATGGACGCCTCCAGGTTGCCGAAAGCGGCGTCCAACGCTTCCACCCGCCACGCTCCGGTCGCCAAGGACTCGAACTGTTCCAGGTTGCTATTAAACAAATGCACGGTTCCCGCCGTGTCCGCGTAGATGGCCCGGTACCCGTTGGCGGTGATGGCCGGCTTGGCCGTGTCCACGCAAGTGCCTGCGGGGCCGGAAAAGCCCGCCGGGTGCACGGAAACCGGCGTTCCCGAATCGCAGGCGAAGAACCACTCCGGGAATGTCGGGGCGGCGCTGACCGGTAAATCATCCAAGGTCCGTACTTGGCCCGTCTTCCGATCGAGGAGCGCGAATCCAATCTTGGGCCAGGGAGCCGTATCGGGCGGATTCACGACCTGCCAGGTCTCCAGTTGCAGAGCGATGGCCGAATCACCCAGCAGGGTGAAGTCGAGAATGCGATAGCCGGCATGGCCCGCGGCCAATCCCGAGGGGAAGATGCCGCATCCGGACAACAGGGTTAGGGCGCCGCCCAAAAGGGCCAAGGCGATTAGAGTCGCGGGCGCAAGCCCCGTTCTCGCTATGGACCAATTGGTCCTGACTATGGATTTTCTTATAGGAATCGCGAGTTTGGATTTCATGGCGCAGTCCGGCGAGCTCCTTGGAAATGTTACTTCCCTCGGGGAGGGCGGGCATGCGTCTCTTGGGACATTCGCGATTATTGCATCCGCATGTGCGGATTCTTGCGCCCGTGTGTCCGGATCCCCGCCATTCCGCATCCGGATTCCTCCGGATTTGCGCGGGTAGGCGTCCCACCCTTGGCCCTGGGCGCGAATTTTGCTAATTTGGTCGGCTCATTTTAAGCAACTTTACCTTGGAACATAGCCATGAGACCTCTCGATAACCTCCGGAATATCGGCATCAGCGCCCACATCGATTCGGGCAAAACCACCCTGACCGAGCGCATCCTGTTCTACACCGGCATGATCCACCAGATCCACGAGGTGAAGGGCAAGGACGGCGTAGGCGCGACCATGGATTCCATGGATCTGGAGCGCGAACGCGGCATCACCATCCAGTCGGCGGCGACCCGCGTGAAGTGGACCAAGACCCCGTACTATCTGGATCCCAAGGAAGCCGGCGGCACCCACATCAATATCATCGACACCCCCGGGCACGTGGATTTCACCATCGAGGTGGAACGCTCCCTGCGCGTGCTGGACGGCGCCATCCTGGTGTTGTGCGGCGTTTCGGGCGTGCAATCGCAGTCGATCACCGTGGATCGCCAGATGCGCCGGTATTCCGTTCCGCGCGTGGCCTTCATCAACAAGTTGGACCGGTCGGGCGCGAACCCGTACCGCGTCACCGAGCAGCTGCGCGAGAAGCTGAACCATAACGCCGTGATGGTGCAGATTCCCATCGGCGTGGAAGACAAGCATGCCGGCCTCGTCGACCTTCTGACCATGAAGGCCTATACCTTCCATGGCCCCAACGGCGAAGAGATCAAGGAAGTACCGATCCCGGACGACCTCCAGGCCACCGCCAAGGAACGCCGCACCATCATGCTGGACGCGCTGACCAACTTCTCCGATGAGCTGACCGAGCTCATCCTCGAGGACAAGGAAATCCCGCTCACCATGCTGAAGGACGTAATCCGCAAGGCCACCATCGAGATGAAGCTGACCCCCGTGTTCATGGGTTCGGCTTTCAAGAACAAGGGCGTTCAGCTCTTGCTCGACGGCGTGACCGATTTCCTGCCGTCGCCTTACGACGTGTCGAATTACGCCTTGGACATCACCACCAAGAGCGAAGAGAAGATCGAGATGTATTCGGACGCGACCAAGCCGTTCGTCGGCTACGCGTTCAAGCTCGAAGAAGGCCGTTTCGGCCAGCTGACCTACCTGCGCGTCTATCAGGGCCGCGTGGACAAGGGCAAGCCCATCTACAACATGTCGACCAAGAAGAAGCATAATGTGGGCCGCCTGGTCCGCATGCATGCCAATGAAATGGGCGAAATCCAGTCGGCGGAAGCCGGCGATATCGTGGCCCTTTTCGGCATCGATTGCGCGACGGGCACGACGTTCACCGATGGCACGTTGGAAGTCAATATGACCTCCATGCACGTGCCGAACGCGGTTATCGACTTGGTGATCGAAGCCAAGAACCGCGATCACTTGGCCAACCTCTCGAAGGCGCTCAACCGCTTCACGAAGGAAGATCCCACCTTCCGCGTGAAGCTGGACGAGGAGTCGGGCCAGACCATCATCTCGGGCATGGGCGAGTTGCATCTCGACGTGTACATCGAGCGCATGCGCCGCGAATACGGCGTGGAGCTTACGACCGGCCGCCCCCAGGTGGCTTATCGCGAGACCATCACCCAGCGCGCCGAGTTCAACTACTCGCATAAGAAGCAGACCGGCGGCTCGGGCCAGTACGCCCGCGTGGCCGGTTATATCGAACCGACCCAAGACACCGTGGACGAGGAAGGCCAGACCGTGCCGGCCCCGGACTACGAGTTCGTGGACGATATCGTGGGCGGCGTGATTCCCCGCGAATTCATCCCGTCTTGCGACAAGGGCTTCCAGGCCTGCTTGCCGAACGGTTCCATCATCGGATTCCCGATCGTGCGCGTGCGCGCGGCCATCAACGACGGCAACACCCATCCGGTGGATTCGTCGGATATCGCTTTCCAGCTGGCGGCCCGCGGCGGTTTCCGCGAGGCCTATGCCCGCGCCAAGCCCCAGATCCTCGAGCCCATCATGAAGCTCGAAGTATCGACGCCAACGGAGTTCCAGGGTTCGGTCATGGGCCAGGTGAACCAGAAGCGCGGCCTCATCACGGGATCCACCGAAGAAGCCAACTTCACCATCATCAACGCCGAAGTGCCGCTCTCCGAAATGTTCGGATACGCCACCGACCTGCGGTCGCTGACCCAGGGCAAGGCCGAGTTCACGATGGAATTCCTGAAATACGCCCCGGTGCCCAAGAACGTGGGCGAGGAGCTGATCAAGAAGTACGCGTCGAACGCCGGCAAGCGGCTGGAGTAAGGCGCGGCCCGCAAGGGC contains:
- a CDS encoding bifunctional (p)ppGpp synthetase/guanosine-3',5'-bis(diphosphate) 3'-pyrophosphohydrolase, whose protein sequence is YVTRGRGVSIHRSNCPEGMLLMKDQDRIIPVQWKTEAGQIFEVVVEITGKDRPDLLRDITDCFSKSRINVQRASIVTVRDQVRNRFRIQVSDLEQLDKTMVLLRKLKGIASVSRRQSGS
- a CDS encoding DUF4388 domain-containing protein, whose translation is MIWIWATLAATLAAAVGGFLIWRSTLNKGELAALDISLARHITERFPAVLKHAPDPALKAAKAGAGLQGNLAQTPLHDLLQYLSLGHKSGILEVASGRRTGRIVLKDGRVYKDSYRGKDGMEAMFMMLDLAEGDFEFYEQSLEDSVSFSGLEAVDIIMLWMERKPKKKA
- a CDS encoding elongation factor G; its protein translation is MRPLDNLRNIGISAHIDSGKTTLTERILFYTGMIHQIHEVKGKDGVGATMDSMDLERERGITIQSAATRVKWTKTPYYLDPKEAGGTHINIIDTPGHVDFTIEVERSLRVLDGAILVLCGVSGVQSQSITVDRQMRRYSVPRVAFINKLDRSGANPYRVTEQLREKLNHNAVMVQIPIGVEDKHAGLVDLLTMKAYTFHGPNGEEIKEVPIPDDLQATAKERRTIMLDALTNFSDELTELILEDKEIPLTMLKDVIRKATIEMKLTPVFMGSAFKNKGVQLLLDGVTDFLPSPYDVSNYALDITTKSEEKIEMYSDATKPFVGYAFKLEEGRFGQLTYLRVYQGRVDKGKPIYNMSTKKKHNVGRLVRMHANEMGEIQSAEAGDIVALFGIDCATGTTFTDGTLEVNMTSMHVPNAVIDLVIEAKNRDHLANLSKALNRFTKEDPTFRVKLDEESGQTIISGMGELHLDVYIERMRREYGVELTTGRPQVAYRETITQRAEFNYSHKKQTGGSGQYARVAGYIEPTQDTVDEEGQTVPAPDYEFVDDIVGGVIPREFIPSCDKGFQACLPNGSIIGFPIVRVRAAINDGNTHPVDSSDIAFQLAARGGFREAYARAKPQILEPIMKLEVSTPTEFQGSVMGQVNQKRGLITGSTEEANFTIINAEVPLSEMFGYATDLRSLTQGKAEFTMEFLKYAPVPKNVGEELIKKYASNAGKRLE